The sequence TATAACTAAACGACCGTGCACATCTAACAACAATGAAGAGTGCAAAATCGTGAAGACGAAATATTACAACACAAATaaaaagcaacacaaaaataaatGCACCTTGAAATTTAGAGAGGCGAAATAGCTTTCTAATTACATAAGAAGGCAAAATGTCTCGCATAAATGATGAGCACAAGAGAAAAATAGCCTAATGGTAGATATGCTCATGatataattgaatttttttattatagagAATTACTTGGTAAAGTTATTgttcaaatattaaaattttatctaaACTAACAAACTAAATAATTTGTTATAATACGGCGCACGTGACAAAAATACTACATTAAAATCAAAATGGTCAGACGACGACCACTTCTTAGATTCATACCATTAGCTTACCTCAGATCAAATAGAAAGAACGCAAAACGCTAGCGCAACAGGGTCGGTTTTTATCAACCTATAAACATCATTACACGACAAAGAAAAGGATGTCAAGTATTTATCAAAAAATGCTACTTAATAATATGAACCCCAACTCAAATGCAAGGTAGTGGCTCACTACTCCCGTGGAAGAATATGCAACTTTTGAAGAAGTGGATGTCGCTGAACGAGCACGTGTCTAAtaaacaatttaaaattaataagtcAAACCCAATAGGTAGCCAAGTATTCCCCAGTTATATTCATAAATTTGAGCATTTCATGTAATCTCATTGGATTTTAGAACAAATTAATAAGAAGCTGTGATtgaataatctatatatataataggtattattatattaaagaaGATTTGTTTATGCTCAAAACATAAAGAAGAGACCAGAGCAAGTAACTCACCCACATCAGATAATtaagaaaactaaactaaactaaactatccccagaatatatataatactaccGTACAAAATGGGTGATGGCTCTCATTGTGATTGAAAAGGTAGGATTTTGATTTGAGATGTGGTTTGtttgaatattttggatgataattttgggctatatatatatttatagttaGGTTTATATAACCAAATTTATGTAGCTCAAAGCGACAAGAGATAAATGATTAATGCACAATCCTAATCATCAGGCCCAACTATATTTCATGCATTATATCATGACCCAGATCAATTATATTccattattatcaattaaaaatagagAGCCAAAATCCCTCACAATATACCCTGTTCCTTAGCTCTCTCCATTTTCTCATCTCCTCCACTCACACTTTCGCTCATCTCTCTCTGCACTTCATGTTCGCAACAGTAAGTAAATCCGAGTTTAAAATTACttaaggccattatcttaggacgatttgcaaaaatagaccactatttttcggacttgcaaaaataggccaattattttagtttttggtatttttaggcCACATGTGTACCCAATCAGACTATTTTAGGCCACATTTTGACCCCAAAAAGTGGCCTATAAATGCTGAATTGAGCTCAAATGTagcctaaaaatgccaaaaactaaaataattggcctatttttgtaAGTCTAAAAAATAGTGGCATATTTTTGCAAATCGCCCTAAAataatggccttaaataattttaaactcagTAAATCCTAATCGTTATtcttccctcttcttcttccctTTCTCTTAATTTCTCGCGAATAATCTGAAAATCAGCCGTCCGACTGCACCTCACTGTCGTTCCAAATCGTCGACCCACAATCCTCGCCTCGACCCGTAAATCAACAGTCAATTGCAGACAACAACCCAATTAACCCAGCCCCAACTCGTTCTAACTCAGCCAAGACTCGCCGTTCCCCATCCTCTACCATCCTTCTCCGATAACCAGAAGCCAAGAAAGCCGCCTCCGACCAGCACCAGAAACCTAGCCGCAGCTCACTCAAACTCTGGTCAAGACATGATATTCTGTAAAACAGGGAGCACCCTTTCCTCTTTGATTTCTTAAAATCATTCATTATACTCGATTCAAGCTTTCGTGATCACTATATAGTTCTAgggttaataaaaaaaaagtaatcatAAAAGCAGGTTTAAGAAGATAAGCTCACCTTTGGTTTTGTTGCTGTAATGGCTTTCTCAAGTGGGTTGATTTTGATCTGACTTTGCACCGATCATTTGAAGAAGATTTGATTTCTTGGAGTAGAATTCCTAAAGAGAGAAACCATAGAAAATAAAAAGGGAGAAAAAGAAAGCTGATCTCATCGGCTATGAGGAGAAAGCTGGTGAGATAAATCAATAGTTTCAAAAATCAGCCTCCAAATAACATAAAAGTACAAAAATGCCAGCACATCACTATTCTTTCTACAATACTATTCATCTTCTGACTTCTCTCTTATTAAGATTGTTAAATATatccattcaataaattattaaataaaagtaatgaattaatagatttttttaaaataatagattatcaaataaaataacattaattacatgcagaacgtacgttctttctgctaaTACTCAATAAAAGTAACAGTTATTGATATCATTCatctcctttatttgattccattctctttctattcctctacttgaaccaaacaacCACTCAAATTACAGATAGTTGGACAGACCAGCGGGGAAGATTGAATCGGAAAGTCGATCTAGACGAACAAAGTTAAGGAGAAAGGAAGAATTGATTTGGAAAGTCAATCTAGACGAGCAAAGATATGATAGAGAAAATCTACGAACCGGTATGTTGTCTTCTCCTTACATTGGAATAATATGAAGACTCGCATGAATGTACGGAGTTTTTAAATGGGAAAGTTAAATCCTAGAATTTTGTTAAGCCCGAAATCTTTTCGAAGCCTGGATATTACATGTCTAGTTTAACATATACTATAAAAAAATGCTGAAAGACTAGTGTTTTGATGAAAAACCGTAGTTGTAGACTCTAAAATCGTGGTTGTAGACTCTAAAATCGTTTTAGTGTGGTGGTATTTAATGTATGACATCGGTTTTAAAAAACAAATGTTAAAGAGGTAAAATAGTGTAGtctttttgaattaattttgtgCATAGACTACATTTGTTATAATTGGGTTGTTCTTTTTCCCATATGATGAATACATAATATGCAAAACACCGGTATAATTGTTTTTGTCATTTCCTAACTACTAATGCTGTTAAATAGCCTATGATCGTATTAAGGCCATCTGCTCGAAGTCGAACCATGTCGGAGGCCCTCCTCATATCGGTGATACAGAAGCTGAACATTAGTTATATAGAGTACATGATACCAAATCATTTTATTGATTGGGTAATTAAAGAGGTGAGAGAGATTGCGGATATTGTGAGGGATAAGAAATTAGAAGACGGGAGAAGACTAAATTTTTTGGTATCTGACATTGTCAGCATGGCTGAGCATGCCCTCGACATTTATAAACAAGATGGAACCAATTATAGTACTGCTTCCTTACGACCTTGGATAGAACTGATCAAACAACAGATGCTTAAACTGGGAGATGATGAGGCAGAGATGGAGTCCAACATGAGATCACCTGAAAATGTTGAAGATGACATGAAATATGTGGTGGGATTGGAGGAAGATGTGCAAATGCTGCTTCGCAAAAGGATTATTGGTGGGTTCAATATGACTGTTCTTATCACAGGCATGTCTGGTATTGGAAAGACAACTCTTGCGAGAGAGATATACAACCATCCAACCGTCATTGAGCGATTCAAGGGTCGTCTTTGGGTATCTAATTATTGTTAAAACATGTTATCATCATAGAAGAGAGAATTTGTTTCTTGAATATTGTTCTTGTATTTCTTGTTTTTTTCTGCTGATACAATCATCCCTTTTATAGTATTAAGAAGGGAGCTGATATTCAATATTAATtctacaacatcatgaggattcctacaacatcatgaggattcctacaacatcatgaggatccCTATAATTAAGGGATCCTTGAttatcttttgactaactttatcttttgactaactttatTTGTCTGCTGACTTTTTATtctcaacactccccctcaagttgagtgacgggatttccgatACTCAACTTGGAAAGAACTTCTGAAAAACTTTTGAAGTCTACAGCTTTGGTTAGGATATCAGCGAGCTGATCTTCGGACCTCACAAACGGGAGCTCCACAATCTTTTCCTCAATCTTTTCCTTGATGAAGTGCCTATCCACTTCGACATGTTTTGTTCTATCGTATTGAACAGGATTTTCTGAGATGCTAATCGCGGCTTTATTGTCGCAGAACATCTGGCATGTTTGTGTTGGTTGAAGGCCCAACTCAGTTAACAGTCTTCTCAACCAAAGGACTTCAGTCAATCCACTCTTGATCCCTCTGAACTCTGCTTCCGCACTAGAGAGAGCTACCACCTTTTGTTTCTTACTCCTCCATGAGACAAGATTCCCTCCGATGAATGCAAAGTATCCAGCTGTTGACTTCCTGTCTACTGGGTTTCCAGCCCAGTCAGCATCTGTGTAAGCTTGTACCTCGAGGTGTTCAGTCTTCTTGAACAGCACTCCATAGTCAAAAGTCTTCTTCAaatatctcacaattctgagcgcagcttccatgtggtcagCCTGTGGTTGGTGCATGAATTGGCTAACAACACCAACAGCATAAGCAATGTCAGGTCGAGTATGGGAAAGATAGATAAGTTTCCCTACCAGACGCTGATATTGTCCTCGATCGGCTAACTGAGCTCCTTCCACAATTTGTAGCCCATGATTTACGATCATAGGAGTTTCtgctggcttgcaatctagcatcccaGTTTCAGCTAGGAGATctagagtatacttcttctggttgatgaagatccccttctttgatctgagaacttcaattccgaggaagtattttagttttcctaagtccttcatttcgaactctttgaacaagttttctttcaacttttgaatctcctctgtgtcatcccctgttataatcatgtcatcaacataaataacCAAACACGAGATTAGATCACCTCGTTTATTTAAGAATAAGGTGTGATCTGAgttgctttgctggtacccaaacttcttcatggctgcggtgaatcttccaaaccaagctctgggagactgCTTGAGCCCATATAAGGTTTTCTTCAACTTGCAAACTTCACCCTCTccaaaatctcctgaaaagcctTGAGGCACCTCCATGTagacttctctctcttcttcaagctctccatgtaggaaagcatttgtaacatcgaactgatgaagatcccagtcCTTATTAGCAGCAATTGAGAGGAGCACTCTGACAGTGTTCATCTTTGCAACAGGTGAGAAGGTCTCCTCATAATCGATTCCATACATCTGTGTGTATCCTTTTGCGACCAATCGAGCTTTGTAacgctcaatagatccatccgGTCTCCTTTTGATTGTGAAGACCCATCTGCATCCTacagttttcttcccttttGGTAGTCTACACTTCTCCCATGTATGGTTTCGATTCAGTGcacttatttctttcttcatggCATCTCTCCAGTGTTCACTTTTCAGAGCCTGTTCTGCTGTTTGTGGTATTTCTTCATCATACAGGGCCGCCTCATAAGCTGCGGCGGTTttggatatgtttccttttgctACATTCCCAATTGCGTACCGAGAATTCTTCCCAAACTTTTCCGGGGTATACCGTTTGGGAGGGATACCCCGAGTACTCCTGGGTGGTAGAACATATCCCTTTGTACCTTCATTTGCTGTATTCTCCTCATGATCCCTTTCAACAAGGCATTGATTCTCTCCCTGATTCCTTTCAACATCTTGAGACATATGATCAGTGAAACCATAAATCTCAGTGGTAAGTTCAGGGGTGTTTACCTCAGATACCAGCGGCGGAGGAGATATTGGCTGAGGAGGCGGACTTTGTACAGTAGTGGATGGAGTTTGCTCTGTGGCAAGgttaactttttctgttggatcTGCTTCCGGGCTGTttggcattggtaaccaacttaacaagtcaatctcactctcactctccccctgactggtAAGGTGGTTATTGTAAAAATACCCAGTTTCAAGGAAATCACAGTTCATGGTGGTGATAATTTGACGGGTTTTGGAATTGTAACACCTATATCCTTTTTGATTAACCCCATATCCTACAAACACACACTTGACTGCACAAGGAGAGAGTTTGGTGCGTTCATGTTTAGGAATGTGAAcgaaaacagagcacccaaAGACCCGTGGTTGAAGTGTAAGGGCAATAGGTATGGAAGCCAGGGTAGACAATTTCTGTAATGGGGTTTTAAGTTTAAGAGTCCTAGTAGGGAGACGGTTGACAAGGTAAACCGAGGTTGCCACAGCCTCGGGCCAAAACGAGGAGGGAACATgagactcaatcatcatagaaCGAGTCATTTCAAGTAAAATTCGGTTTTTTCTTTCGGCAACTCCGTTTTGTTCAGGAGTGTGAGGGCAAGTAGTTTGATGAATAATCCCTTTTGTTTGACAAAAAATTTTCATGGAATTATTAACAAATTCCCCCCCATTGTCGATTCTAAGGGTTTGTATGTTTTTCTGAAACTGAGTTTGAGCCATAGTATGGAAAtgagtaaatttttcaaaaacttcagatttgtgttttaaaaaatatacccatgtcatcctagtgcaatcatcaataaataacaaaaaatatttaaaaccttGTCCCCCTATCACGGGCGAAGGACCCCAAACGTCAGAATGAACTAAAGAAAACATAGAGTTCACTTGTGTATCATTTGATTTGAAAGATTGTCTATGGCTTTTAGCTAAGATACAAGTTTCACAAGAAAGAGTATCACTTTGGAGTAATTTTGGAAATAAAAGTTTAAGGTATCCCGTGGAAGGATGTCCTAACCGACGATGCCAAAGCCAAGCTTCCCGGTTtgcagttccgtgagccagcatcacaTTGCCTTTTTGAGcaatctcatccacatagtacagTCCATTTTtctcagtgccacgcccaataatctcccccgtcctgatatcctgaagaaaACAGAAGTGAGGATGCATTAGCATGGTACAATTGAGTTCTTTGGTAACATGACTAATTGACAACAACTTATGAGATAGGGACGGAACATATAGACAATTGGATAATCGCAAGGTTGGGGTAATTTCTATATTTCCGGCCCCTTCTACTTGAGTTAAGTCACCATTAGCAGTTTGCACATGAGTTCtaaaggattttgatgactcaagTATATCTGATTTATCAAAAGTCATAGTGTCTGTAGccccacaatcaaaaatccaattTTTGTTCCTACTGATTTGTTTATTTGAGACTTGACATGCAGTAGGGgtttttttcgaattttcacAAAGTTTAGGGTCAAAATTAGACTTTTGCATAACTGTGGGGCTGTTTTGAATAACATGGGGTTCATTCTGGGATTTCCCTAAACTTGAGGGACTAGACTCAAAAAAAtggggtttcttttgtaattttcgaaaaatagggGACTGAAATTGAGAGAAGGCAAAAATGGGAGGGTTTGATGGATATTCATCAAACCCTATACCTAATATTTCCTCCCTTTGACCGAAAAAAggcgcctctctctccctttgaCTGAAATCAGCCGCTGATTCCTCCTTTCTTCTCTCGGTTCCGCCTTTATTTCCTCTCACTGCTCCGCCCACGGCTACCGCCGATCCGGCGGTCTCTCGGCCATCAACGCCGGCCGCCGCCTTCCCTTTTGCTTCCCACCATTCGGGGTAGCCGATGAGTCGAAAGCACCCTTCTTTGGTGTGCCTCGTCATTCCACAGTTTGTGCAAATGAGCTTCGATTTGTCCTCCCTTTTTGGTTTCGAAAATGGTAAGCCGGGACCTCTGCCGCCGGAGGTGCTGGCAGCGTGGGGTGGTCGGCCGCTGGTTCCAGAGTGGTGGCAGGAGGAGGCGAGTCCAGCCCCTATTTCTCCCGATGATGAGCCTTTATTTTCGGTAGAGTTGGCTGCCGGCTGCAGGATCTGTAGCCGGGCGGCCTCTCGTCTTACTTTTGAGAAAGCCGATTCGGCTGAGGGAATGGGTGTTTCTTTGAGGATGTCTCGCCGGATGTTATCGTATTTCCGATCCAACCCAGAGAGGAATTGATAGAGTCTCCGGTTCTCGATTAATTTCCGGTATTTATTGATTCCTTCTTCACAACACCCGAGAGGATTCGGCTCCCTTCGATCGATGGTGAGCCAAATCGCCTGCAGTTCGTTCCAATAATCCTCCAGAGTAAGTACTCCTTGGCTTACTTTGTTGGCCTTAACTTCAAGGTCGTAAATCTGAAAAGGATCGACCCCGCTTCCATAGGTGATAGCGAGGCTATCCCAGACAGCTTTTGCCGTTTGGTGTTGAGCAAAGTTCACCACTAACTTTGTTTCCATGTTTTGTATGAGCCATGAAAAAACTGATAGATCTGTTTCCTCCCATTTGTAGTAGTCGGGATCCGTTGTTTTTGGAGGTGGTGGTCGGCCGGTGATGTGGCCGGATTTCCCTCTACTCCCTATGGCCACCTTCATGAGGCGAGCCCATAGGGCGTAGTTATTGCCATCAAGCTTGATTCCCAGCGAGATGGTGTTTGAGTTTTGCACTAAATTTGCAATCTGTAGTGATAATTCTTGTGAGGCTGTTGTTTTTGGATCGGTAATTTGGGTTTCTTCTGACATGTTTTGTTTTGTGGTTTGTTTTCAGGAGAAACAACGTGAGATAAGAACAGGTTTGATCGAAAAAGAGGTTTGAGTAAGGGATTTGGAAACTATGATGATAATTTTCTGAGCTTCAAGGATTTAACCCGCTTtgataccatgttaaaacaTGTTATCATCATAGAAGAGAGAATTTGTTTCTTGAATATTGTTCTTgtatttcttgttttttttctgCTGATACAATCATCCCTTTTATAGTATTAAGAAGGGAGCTGATATTCAATATTAATtctacaacatcatgaggattcctacaacatcatgaggatccCTATAATTAAGGGATCCTTGAttatcttttgactaactttatcttttgactaactttatTTGTCTGCTGACTTTTTATTCTCAACAATTATTTTACTCACTTCACTAATAAAGAGCTACTAATCAAAGTAATACAACAGGTAGAAGATCCTCAGAATCTCCATTCATCTTCCTTATTGGAGAATATGGACAACCGAAGCCTCCTAGATATGCTTTCCCAACACCTGCAAGGAAAGCGATATCTTATAGTTCTTGACGATGTGCACAGAAATATGTACTTTAATCCTTTGTTGAGAGCTCTTCAAAAAGAAGGTATGTGTGATCATCTTTCTGCTTATGATCTGGTCGTCTTGCGCTAACTTAGCGCTGGttgtaaatttgaaaattttgtaatttaattttgatgtctCAAAAGTAAACTCCCAAGAATATAAATGTCGAATggtttgttctttttttttttttgaagaagaagaagacgaaaaAATACATGATTGAATCAAGTAATCTAACAATTTAACTTTCCCCGCTCAATAACCTTCTGATTGTTCGTTTTCGTATTGTTCTTATGTAAGCAGACAATGGAAGTAGATTGCTGCTCACAAGTCACACGAGGAATACCGGCATATATACACGCAACGAAGATGTTCATAAGATGAAACCTTTGGATTCTAAAAAGAGCTGGCAGTTGTTTTTGAAAACAATAAACCATGGCAATAAATTGACGGGTGAGCATAAATTCCCAAAGTCCTTGGAGCCTAAGGGAAAACAAATGTTGAGAAAATGTGACGGCCTGCCATTAGCTATAAAAGAGGTGGGAAAGCAGTTAGTGGAAAAGAAACTCTCAGGGGGGAGTGAATGGGAACAACTTCTTGAATCAGTTGATTTTGGTTCAACACTCAAGTTATTGGAACCATTTTATCATAAATTGGATCCCGAACTGGAGTCATGTTTCCTGTATATGTCTTTCTTTAAGGAAAATACAACTTTGAGGGCAGAAAAGTTGACACAGATATGGATTGCAGGAGGAGTGGTTTCAGGTTATTGTGGATCATATTTAGATGGTTTAATCAATGAATCTGTTATTGATGTCAAGGACAAGAGCACAAAGTACCGCATGAATGCTTTGCTACACATGTTATCCATCCAAAAAGCAGAGGAGAAACTAGGTTTTGAGATCCTAAGGAACAATGGAAATAATCGATCCTTTCCGAGTCCTCGTCTTCATCGTATTATTATTTGTAGCAGAGACAAGTTCAACTACTCCACGGATCAAGATAAACATCttgtttctctcttcttccatggaGGTGGCTACTTCGACACTAGTCCATCTTACTGGAACAGTTTTGAAGAACTTAACATTCTTGACTTGGAAGATTTTGGGCTGAAGAATTTACCTGAAAGTATCAGCACATTGATCGAATTAAAATACTTGGGATTGAGAAACAATTACATAGAAGAGCTCCCAGACTTGTTGGGGTGCCTAAACAACCTTGAGGTTCTTGACATATCTCAAAACTTTATGGTGGAGGTGCCTAATGTTATATGGAGATTGCGTAGCCTTCGCCACCTCTACATGTCTGATATGGTTTGTCGGAAGTCTTTGTGGTTTGACATACTGGAGAATCTGGAGACCTTAACCTACGTCTCACTTGCTAATTGGACATATGAGCTCTTGGGCTTAAATATGTTGAGTTCTCTTAAGAAACTGGGCATAGAAGAATTGGATGGAAACTCAAATGTAAGCAAGCTCTTTGTGTCATTGGCTGACTTGAAGAATCTTAAACACCTAATCTTAAGAGGGTATCGTTTCAGAAGGATGCCTAGTTTGGAGGAGATTGGTATTCTACAGAGTCTCGAATCACTCAAATTGGATGGACTTCTTGCCAGGTTACCAACTAATCTCCCTCCAAATATTACATCATTGACATTGATTGATAGTTGTCTTGATGAGGACCCCATGGCACTACTAGCGGGGAAGCTACCAAAGCTAGAGTACCTCAAATTGCGGAACGCATACACTGGTCAACAAATGGTGATCTTGCGCAATGGCTTCCAAAGGCTCCAAGTCATGTGCATTGAAGAGTTGTGGAATCTGAGAAATCTACAAAGTGATGCATTAACGTTTTGGTTCAAGAAATTAGAAATTCACGATTGTCC comes from Salvia miltiorrhiza cultivar Shanhuang (shh) chromosome 3, IMPLAD_Smil_shh, whole genome shotgun sequence and encodes:
- the LOC131017598 gene encoding probable disease resistance RPP8-like protein 4, whose amino-acid sequence is MIEKIYEPPMIVLRPSARSRTMSEALLISVIQKLNISYIEYMIPNHFIDWVIKEVREIADIVRDKKLEDGRRLNFLVSDIVSMAEHALDIYKQDGTNYSTASLRPWIELIKQQMLKLGDDEAEMESNMRSPENVEDDMKYVVGLEEDVQMLLRKRIIGGFNMTVLITGMSGIGKTTLAREIYNHPTVIERFKGRLWVSNYC
- the LOC131018300 gene encoding disease resistance RPP8-like protein 3 — its product is MKPLDSKKSWQLFLKTINHGNKLTGEHKFPKSLEPKGKQMLRKCDGLPLAIKEVGKQLVEKKLSGGSEWEQLLESVDFGSTLKLLEPFYHKLDPELESCFLYMSFFKENTTLRAEKLTQIWIAGGVVSGYCGSYLDGLINESVIDVKDKSTKYRMNALLHMLSIQKAEEKLGFEILRNNGNNRSFPSPRLHRIIICSRDKFNYSTDQDKHLVSLFFHGGGYFDTSPSYWNSFEELNILDLEDFGLKNLPESISTLIELKYLGLRNNYIEELPDLLGCLNNLEVLDISQNFMVEVPNVIWRLRSLRHLYMSDMVCRKSLWFDILENLETLTYVSLANWTYELLGLNMLSSLKKLGIEELDGNSNVSKLFVSLADLKNLKHLILRGYRFRRMPSLEEIGILQSLESLKLDGLLARLPTNLPPNITSLTLIDSCLDEDPMALLAGKLPKLEYLKLRNAYTGQQMVILRNGFQRLQVMCIEELWNLRNLQSDALTFWFKKLEIHDCPNLTLPENILSMSYLNELKMVTTKRIATKMRNSDLISKIPVVNINP